The nucleotide sequence GAAAAAAGAAATTTAAGAAAAGAGCGAATAGGTGTAGTTACTAGTAACAAAATGCAGAAATCAATTGTGGTTTCTGAAGTTAAAAAGGTAAAACACCCTATGTACGGAAAGTTCGTATTGAAAACTAAGAAGTACGTAGCTCACGACGAAACAAACGACTGCAACGAAGGTGATACTGTTAGGATCATGGAAACAAGACCTATGAGTAAATCTAAATGTTGGAGATTAGTAGAAATAATTGAAAGAGCGAAGTAATTATGGTACAACAAGAGTCTAGACTAAGAGTAGCAGATAATACTGGCGCTAAAGAAGTTTTAGCAATCAGAGTATTAGGAGGTACAAAGAAAAGATACGCTTCTGTTGGAGACAAAATTGTTGTCAGCGTTAAAGAGGCTACACCTAATGGAAACATTAAAAAAGGTGCAGTTTCTACAGCAGTTGTTGTTCGTACCAAGAAAGAAGTGCGCAGACCTGATGGATCTTATATAAGATTTGATGATAATGCATGTGTACTTTTAAACCCAACTGGAGAAATGCGTGGAACACGTGTTTTTGGTCCTGTTGCGAGAGAACTTCGTGATAAGCAATTCATGAAAATTGTATCATTGGCACCAGAGGTGCTTTAATACATTAAAAAAATGACAAAGCTTAAAATAAAATCAGGAGATACTGTTCTTGTTATCGCAGGAGACCACAAAGGTCAGGA is from Zunongwangia endophytica and encodes:
- the rplN gene encoding 50S ribosomal protein L14, yielding MVQQESRLRVADNTGAKEVLAIRVLGGTKKRYASVGDKIVVSVKEATPNGNIKKGAVSTAVVVRTKKEVRRPDGSYIRFDDNACVLLNPTGEMRGTRVFGPVARELRDKQFMKIVSLAPEVL
- the rpsQ gene encoding 30S ribosomal protein S17 yields the protein MEKRNLRKERIGVVTSNKMQKSIVVSEVKKVKHPMYGKFVLKTKKYVAHDETNDCNEGDTVRIMETRPMSKSKCWRLVEIIERAK